In Zingiber officinale cultivar Zhangliang chromosome 3B, Zo_v1.1, whole genome shotgun sequence, a single window of DNA contains:
- the LOC121967581 gene encoding ferredoxin C 2, chloroplastic-like, with amino-acid sequence MNTVATPVAAMVHPFAPAASSICLRQGQARLQNPLFRPCFRQIRRPLRSARGELQTSETSTATTASTSIRTHRVTVHDRQRGAVHEFLVPEDQYILHTAEAQNISLPFACRHGCCTSCAVRVKSGQIRQPEALGISAELKDKGYALLCVGFPSSDIEVETQDEDEVYWLQFGRYFARGPVERDDYALELAMGDE; translated from the exons ATGAACACGGTGGCGACGCCGGTCGCGGCGATGGTCCACCCATTCGCTCCGGCCGCCTCCTCAATCTGCCTCCGCCAGGGCCAAGCACGACTTCAAAATCCTCTCTTTCGCCCCTGCTTTCGTCAGATTAGGAGGCCATTGAGATCCGCGCGCGGAGAGCTGCAAACCTCGGAGACCTCAACGGCGACGACAGCTTCGACTTCTATAAGGACTCATCGGGTCACTGTTCACGACCGTCAGCGCGGCGCGGTCCACGAATTCCTTGTGCCGGAG GATCAATACATACTGCACACGGCGGAGGCGCAGAACATATCCCTCCCCTTTGCTTGCAGGCACG GTTGCTGTACTAGCTGTGCTGTTCGAGTAAAATCCGGTCAAATTAGACAACCAGAAGCTCTTGGAATATCTGCAGAATTGAAAGATAAG GGTTACGCATTGCTCTGTGTGGGTTTTCCATCTTCTGATATTGAAGTTGAAACTCAAGATGAAGATGAG GTGTACTGGCTCCAATTCGGGCGGTATTTTGCGCGAGGCCCAGTT GAAAGAGATGACTATGCCTTGGAGCTGGCTATGGGCGATGAATGA
- the LOC121967582 gene encoding ubiquitin-fold modifier-conjugating enzyme 1-like: MEGWDSSTKSALTQIPLLSTRAGPRDGAAWTQRLKEEYRALIAYTTMNKSRDNDWFRISAANPEGTRWTGTCWYVHNLRRYEFQLQFDIPVTYPATAPELELPQLDGKTHKMYRGGKICLTVHFKPLWAKNCPRFGIAHALCLGLAPWLAAEVPILVDSGVVKHKDDEPSSSES, translated from the exons ATGGAGGGGTGGGATTCGAGCACGAAGTCGGCGCTGACGCAGATCCCTCTCCTCTCGACGAGGGCGGGACCTCGAGACGGCGCGGCCTGGACGCAGCGGCTGAAGGAGGAGTATCGCGCACTGATCGCCTATACCACCATGAACAAGTCCCGGGACAATGACTGGTTCCGTATCTCCGCCGCCAATCCCGAGGGCACGCGTTGGACTGGCACCTGTTGGTACGTCCACAACCTCCGACGCTACGAGTTTCAACTGCAGTTCGACATCCCCGTCACTTATCCCGCCACCGCCCCAGAGCTGGAGCTACCGCAGCTCGACGGAAAGACCCACAAGATGTACCGAGGTGGCAAGATCTGCCTCACCGTCCACTTCAAGCCACTCTGGGCCAAGAACTG CCCTAGGTTTGGAATTGCTCACGCCCTTTGCCTGGGCCTCGCGCCTTGGCTCGCTGCTGAGGTGCCAATTCTTGTCGACTCTGGCGTAGTCAAACACAAAGATGACGAGCCTTCCTCATCGGAATCCTGA